The proteins below come from a single Burkholderia sp. PAMC 26561 genomic window:
- a CDS encoding MFS transporter — translation MKPVNFRLTAAIIASALFMQNMDGTIVATALPSMARDLGVDPVHLSSAITAYLVALTVFIPASGWVADRFGAKRVFMWAIALFTVSSVACAAASSLPELIGARIVQGLGGAMMVPVGRLILFRGVRREELLQATTWLTMPALIGPLMGPPLGGFLTDALSWRSIFWVNVPVGIVGILLTWKLLPASPAERPVPPDLRGMMMIGGSLTLFMIGIECAGRNVLPPFAAPACIAAGVLLFWLAVRHCRRVPDPAVDFSLLAIPTFHAATIAGSLFRAGAGALPFLVPLTLQTGFGYSASASGLVTFASALGSFCMRPMTSTALRHFSVRTVLCAGSVSFAAMLVACSFMSQSWPAAAIFMLLLFGGLSRSLGFATMGALAFADVPKSQLASATSFQGTAQQLMKAVGVTVAAGTIQVTMILSPGTHAQRWQLAAAFVVTALVVLASYPMFARMPPEAGEGISAARGRGRGAAAEMK, via the coding sequence GTGAAACCCGTCAATTTCCGCCTGACCGCCGCGATCATCGCAAGCGCCCTCTTCATGCAGAACATGGACGGCACCATCGTAGCCACGGCGTTGCCTTCCATGGCACGCGATCTCGGCGTCGACCCGGTCCATTTGAGCAGCGCGATCACGGCATATCTCGTCGCACTGACCGTCTTCATTCCCGCAAGCGGCTGGGTCGCCGACCGTTTTGGCGCGAAGCGCGTCTTCATGTGGGCGATCGCCCTGTTCACCGTGTCTTCGGTTGCGTGCGCGGCGGCATCGAGCCTGCCCGAGCTGATCGGCGCGCGCATCGTGCAAGGACTCGGGGGCGCGATGATGGTCCCCGTCGGCCGCCTGATCCTCTTTCGCGGCGTCAGGCGCGAGGAACTTTTGCAGGCGACCACATGGCTCACGATGCCCGCGCTCATTGGCCCGCTGATGGGACCGCCGCTAGGCGGGTTTTTGACCGATGCGCTGTCGTGGCGCAGCATCTTCTGGGTCAACGTGCCGGTGGGTATCGTAGGGATCCTGCTGACGTGGAAGCTGCTGCCGGCCTCTCCGGCCGAACGTCCTGTGCCTCCGGACTTGCGCGGCATGATGATGATCGGCGGTTCGCTGACACTCTTCATGATCGGCATCGAATGCGCCGGGCGCAACGTGTTGCCGCCGTTCGCAGCACCGGCGTGCATTGCTGCGGGCGTACTGCTTTTCTGGCTCGCTGTCAGGCATTGCCGCCGCGTGCCCGACCCTGCTGTCGATTTCTCGCTGCTCGCCATTCCGACGTTCCATGCCGCCACCATAGCGGGCAGCCTGTTTCGTGCGGGCGCGGGGGCCTTGCCGTTTCTCGTGCCGCTCACGCTGCAAACCGGCTTTGGTTATAGCGCGTCCGCCAGCGGACTCGTCACGTTCGCAAGCGCCCTGGGGTCGTTTTGCATGCGGCCGATGACATCGACCGCATTGCGGCATTTCTCCGTACGCACGGTCTTGTGCGCGGGCAGCGTTTCATTTGCAGCGATGCTCGTTGCGTGCTCGTTCATGTCGCAAAGCTGGCCTGCTGCCGCCATATTCATGTTGCTGCTCTTCGGTGGGCTCTCGCGTTCGCTCGGCTTCGCGACCATGGGCGCGCTCGCCTTCGCCGATGTCCCCAAAAGTCAGCTTGCATCGGCGACATCGTTTCAAGGAACCGCGCAGCAACTGATGAAAGCGGTGGGTGTCACGGTTGCCGCCGGCACGATCCAGGTCACCATGATCCTGTCGCCGGGAACGCACGCGCAACGTTGGCAACTGGCTGCGGCGTTTGTCGTGACCGCGCTGGTCGTGCTGGCGTCTTATCCGATGTTCGCACGCATGCCGCCCGAAGCGGGCGAAGGCATCTCCGCTGCGCGCGGGCGCGGACGCGGCGCGGCTGCAGAGATGAAGTAG
- a CDS encoding DUF1488 domain-containing protein: MKLNFPNPSRSYDTSRHCVCFWGYDGSREISFQIGDAALSSFNPQMGSDESAVLAAFDLYRERILQKAESLYVRGAQNIFKIS; the protein is encoded by the coding sequence ATGAAACTCAATTTCCCCAATCCCAGCCGTTCCTACGATACCTCCCGGCACTGCGTGTGCTTCTGGGGGTACGACGGCTCGCGCGAGATCTCGTTCCAGATCGGCGATGCCGCGCTCTCCAGCTTCAATCCGCAGATGGGATCGGATGAATCCGCAGTGCTTGCTGCCTTCGATCTTTATCGCGAACGCATTTTGCAGAAAGCCGAAAGCCTCTACGTTCGCGGTGCGCAGAACATCTTCAAGATCTCCTGA
- a CDS encoding Pr6Pr family membrane protein, which translates to MTKPIPSQSHQQPVEHELPLHTPSLASLLLAASIATIAWLALAAQTDITVHRMLSRGLGVFDGIERLSSYLTNLTIFAVAICFSCVAARAGTPVGRFFRKPPVVTAVVVYIVFVGLAYNLLLRYLWTPSGYRAVLNECLHTVVPFLSAMYWVLFVPRFHLTVHKTLLWLIYPLGYLCVTLWRGSTSDFYPYPFIDVGELGYPHVLLNASLLVVAFLVLMAVFIALNHRRPH; encoded by the coding sequence ATGACGAAGCCTATCCCCTCGCAAAGCCACCAGCAGCCCGTCGAGCACGAGCTGCCATTGCATACGCCGAGCCTCGCGTCACTGCTTCTGGCGGCCTCGATAGCGACCATTGCGTGGCTCGCGCTCGCCGCGCAAACCGATATCACCGTTCACCGCATGCTGTCGCGAGGCCTGGGCGTATTCGACGGTATCGAACGTTTGAGCAGTTACCTGACCAACCTCACGATCTTCGCGGTCGCCATCTGTTTTTCATGCGTGGCGGCGAGGGCGGGAACGCCGGTGGGACGTTTTTTCCGCAAACCTCCGGTCGTTACAGCGGTCGTGGTTTATATCGTGTTCGTGGGGCTCGCATATAACCTCTTGCTGCGATACCTGTGGACGCCGTCGGGGTACCGGGCGGTGCTCAACGAATGCCTGCATACCGTGGTGCCGTTTTTATCGGCGATGTACTGGGTGCTGTTCGTGCCGCGTTTTCATCTGACCGTGCACAAGACGCTGCTCTGGCTGATCTATCCACTGGGCTACTTGTGCGTCACGTTATGGCGCGGCAGCACGTCGGACTTCTACCCCTACCCGTTCATTGATGTCGGCGAGCTTGGGTATCCGCATGTGCTGCTCAACGCCAGCTTGCTGGTGGTTGCGTTTCTGGTTCTGATGGCCGTGTTCATTGCGCTGAATCATCGGCGGCCACATTAA
- a CDS encoding glutathione S-transferase family protein — MIEVHHLNESRSRRITWLLEELGLDYTVHVYKRDPKTRLAPPELEKIHPLGKAPVIRDGDEVIFESGAIIEYLIRKHGNGRLAPTQDTHAFNQYLQFLHYAEGSAMLPLMLKLYTGGLGEGAAPLQPRIESEMKRHLGFLDKSLEGHDFFVGNELTGADIQLSFAVQMAVKFCGDDAYPNLTAFVKRIEALPAYRRAIEKSGE; from the coding sequence ATGATCGAAGTCCATCACCTGAACGAATCACGCTCGCGCCGCATCACCTGGCTACTCGAGGAACTCGGGCTCGACTACACCGTGCATGTGTACAAGCGCGATCCAAAGACGCGGCTCGCACCGCCGGAACTGGAAAAGATCCATCCGCTGGGCAAGGCGCCGGTGATTCGCGATGGCGATGAAGTGATCTTCGAGTCGGGCGCGATCATCGAGTACCTGATTCGCAAGCATGGCAACGGGCGGCTCGCGCCCACGCAGGACACGCATGCATTCAACCAGTACCTGCAATTCCTGCACTACGCGGAAGGCTCCGCCATGCTGCCGCTCATGCTCAAGCTTTACACGGGCGGGCTTGGTGAAGGCGCAGCGCCGCTGCAGCCGCGCATCGAGAGTGAAATGAAGCGGCACCTGGGCTTTCTCGACAAATCGCTCGAGGGTCACGACTTTTTTGTCGGCAATGAACTGACCGGCGCGGATATCCAACTGTCCTTCGCCGTTCAGATGGCCGTGAAATTTTGCGGCGACGACGCCTATCCGAACCTGACCGCGTTTGTGAAGCGCATCGAAGCGCTTCCTGCGTATCGGCGAGCGATAGAGAAATCAGGCGAATAA
- a CDS encoding MBL fold metallo-hydrolase, which translates to MTHHTADGYENNYSPLPRASLLKWQWERLVNGLPKPPANGYHFPVDHPDVAWIKANRTETTLTWIGHATALLQMNGVNIITDPMFSKRASPFQFIGPERKVPPGLALADLPHIDIVLISHNHYDHLDTASVEQLNKQAGGPPLFLVPMGIKSWMHDKGIDNVQELDWWNETHASGLDLFFVPSRHWSARGIGDRQKTLWGGWVVKTPEGNAHPFSFYFAGDTGYSPDFKDIGNRFGSFDLSLIPIGAYAPEWFMRPQHVNPFEAVQIHEDVHSKKSIGIHWGTFELADDPLDEPPRLLKQAVKEAGLPEDAFVVLRHGQMIKLGDAKTPGP; encoded by the coding sequence ATGACTCATCATACGGCTGACGGTTACGAGAACAATTACTCGCCGCTGCCCCGCGCGTCACTTTTGAAATGGCAATGGGAGCGCCTCGTCAATGGCTTGCCAAAACCGCCGGCAAATGGCTATCACTTCCCCGTGGATCACCCGGATGTTGCCTGGATCAAGGCTAACCGGACCGAGACCACGCTCACGTGGATTGGCCATGCGACCGCACTATTGCAGATGAACGGCGTGAACATCATCACCGATCCCATGTTTTCAAAGCGCGCATCGCCGTTCCAGTTCATCGGTCCGGAACGCAAGGTGCCGCCGGGACTTGCGCTGGCTGATCTGCCGCATATCGATATCGTCCTGATCTCGCACAATCATTACGACCACCTTGATACCGCGAGCGTCGAGCAATTGAACAAACAGGCAGGCGGCCCGCCGCTGTTCCTCGTGCCGATGGGCATCAAGTCATGGATGCACGACAAGGGCATCGACAACGTGCAGGAACTCGACTGGTGGAACGAGACGCACGCATCAGGACTCGACCTATTTTTCGTTCCGAGCCGGCACTGGTCGGCGCGCGGCATCGGCGACCGGCAAAAAACCCTTTGGGGCGGCTGGGTCGTCAAAACGCCCGAAGGCAACGCGCATCCGTTCTCGTTTTATTTCGCCGGCGACACCGGATACTCGCCGGACTTCAAGGATATCGGCAATCGGTTTGGCAGCTTTGATCTATCGCTGATTCCGATTGGCGCTTATGCGCCCGAGTGGTTCATGCGTCCGCAGCACGTCAACCCGTTTGAAGCGGTACAGATTCACGAAGATGTCCATTCGAAGAAATCGATAGGCATTCACTGGGGCACCTTCGAACTCGCCGATGACCCGCTCGACGAACCGCCGCGTCTGTTGAAACAGGCCGTGAAGGAAGCGGGCTTGCCGGAAGATGCGTTCGTGGTCCTGCGTCATGGGCAGATGATCAAGCTTGGCGACGCTAAAACACCGGGACCGTAG